A portion of the Cyanobium sp. PCC 7001 genome contains these proteins:
- the hisIE gene encoding bifunctional phosphoribosyl-AMP cyclohydrolase/phosphoribosyl-ATP diphosphatase HisIE, which translates to MAQVLRFNADGLIPAVAQDWLDGAVLMVAWMNREALERTLATGEVHYWSRSRQELWHKGATSGHIQRLRGLRYDCDADVLLLSIEQAGQVACHTGARSCFYEQGPLPTEGGAAAPPPPADVCTELMRVIEGRRDRPEPGSYTNKLLEGGANRILKKIGEESAEFVMACKDDQADAIAGEAADLVFHLQVALAHHGVSWRQVQQVLAARRGAPRRP; encoded by the coding sequence CTGGCGCAGGTGCTGCGCTTCAACGCCGACGGCCTGATCCCCGCCGTGGCCCAGGACTGGCTGGATGGGGCCGTGCTGATGGTGGCCTGGATGAACCGGGAGGCGCTGGAGCGCACCCTGGCCACCGGGGAGGTGCACTACTGGAGCCGCTCCCGTCAGGAGCTCTGGCACAAGGGCGCCACCAGCGGCCACATCCAGCGGCTGCGGGGGCTCCGCTACGACTGCGATGCCGACGTGCTGCTGCTCAGCATCGAGCAGGCCGGCCAGGTTGCCTGCCACACCGGCGCCCGCAGCTGCTTCTACGAGCAGGGCCCGCTGCCCACCGAGGGCGGTGCCGCCGCCCCGCCGCCGCCGGCGGATGTGTGCACCGAGCTGATGCGGGTGATCGAGGGTCGCCGCGACCGTCCCGAGCCCGGGAGCTACACCAACAAGCTGCTGGAGGGCGGCGCCAACCGCATCCTCAAGAAGATCGGCGAGGAGAGCGCCGAGTTCGTGATGGCCTGCAAGGACGACCAGGCCGACGCCATCGCCGGAGAGGCGGCCGACCTGGTGTTCCACCTGCAGGTGGCCCTGGCCCACCACGGCGTGAGCTGGCGCCAGGTGCAGCAGGTGCTGGCGGCGCGGCGTGGGGCCCCGCGAAGGCCCTGA
- a CDS encoding iron uptake porin: protein MNRFHRLLLAPAALGLLAPVAATASEIRTELNMDGVNQYASQEQVTSISQFSDVQPTDWAYQALSNLIERYGCVAGYPDGTYKGQRAMTRFEAAALLNACLDRVTEVTDELKRLMAEFEKELAILKGRVDGLEAKVGELEASQFSTTTKLSGQATMVLGGVGNTGFGDNVTANYDVQLSFDTSFSGKDLLRTTLRAGNFGSSVFGNGNSALGISFGEEDAADSVFIDRLFYQFPIGENVIATVGANVAQDDIVLWPTAYPVDMGLDIFNYAGAQATYNKTQGAGAGLQWQREGWAFTLAYVSDIGAASDSSVGAGRDFIVTAQGGYIGENWGGAIAYTYSDSDPFEVFPTSSSNNVAVSGYWQPMEAGWAPSISAGLGWSDIDRRSSDEAWSWMVGLTWDDVFIKGNSLGMALGSVGVVDGGKCGTVGTCSNSLWVDGADGDDNLAYELWYNWQVTDNIAVTPAFFYIENTGADDSFGGMLKTTFSF from the coding sequence ATGAACCGATTCCACCGCCTGCTCCTGGCCCCCGCAGCTCTGGGCCTGCTGGCCCCCGTGGCCGCCACGGCTTCTGAGATCAGGACCGAGCTCAACATGGACGGCGTCAACCAGTACGCCTCCCAGGAGCAGGTCACCAGCATCTCCCAGTTTTCCGACGTTCAGCCCACCGACTGGGCCTACCAGGCCCTCTCGAACCTGATCGAGCGCTACGGCTGCGTCGCCGGCTATCCCGACGGCACCTACAAGGGCCAGCGGGCCATGACACGTTTCGAGGCGGCCGCCCTGCTCAACGCCTGCCTCGATCGCGTCACCGAGGTGACCGATGAGCTCAAGCGCCTGATGGCCGAGTTCGAGAAGGAGCTCGCCATCCTCAAGGGCCGCGTCGACGGCCTCGAGGCCAAGGTGGGTGAACTGGAGGCCAGCCAGTTCTCCACCACCACCAAGCTCAGCGGCCAGGCCACGATGGTGCTCGGCGGCGTCGGCAACACCGGTTTCGGCGACAACGTCACCGCCAACTACGACGTGCAGCTGAGCTTCGACACCAGCTTCAGCGGCAAGGACCTGCTGCGCACCACCCTACGAGCCGGCAACTTCGGCAGCTCGGTGTTCGGCAATGGCAACTCCGCCCTGGGCATCAGCTTCGGTGAGGAAGACGCCGCCGACTCCGTCTTCATCGATCGCCTCTTCTATCAGTTCCCCATTGGCGAGAACGTCATCGCCACCGTGGGTGCCAACGTCGCCCAGGACGACATCGTGCTCTGGCCCACCGCCTATCCGGTGGACATGGGCCTCGACATCTTCAACTACGCCGGCGCCCAGGCCACCTACAACAAGACCCAGGGTGCTGGGGCCGGCCTGCAGTGGCAGAGGGAAGGCTGGGCCTTCACCCTGGCCTACGTCTCTGACATCGGTGCCGCCTCCGACTCCAGCGTCGGCGCCGGGCGCGACTTCATCGTGACCGCACAGGGCGGCTACATCGGGGAGAACTGGGGCGGTGCCATCGCCTACACCTACTCAGACTCGGATCCGTTCGAGGTCTTCCCCACCAGCTCCAGCAACAACGTGGCCGTCAGCGGCTACTGGCAGCCGATGGAAGCCGGCTGGGCACCCTCCATCAGCGCCGGGCTCGGCTGGTCGGACATCGACCGTCGCTCCAGCGACGAGGCCTGGAGCTGGATGGTGGGCCTCACCTGGGATGACGTGTTCATCAAGGGCAACAGCCTCGGCATGGCCCTCGGCAGTGTCGGAGTGGTGGACGGGGGCAAGTGCGGCACGGTGGGAACCTGCAGCAACAGCCTCTGGGTCGACGGCGCGGACGGTGACGACAACCTGGCCTACGAGCTCTGGTACAACTGGCAGGTCACCGACAACATCGCCGTGACACCCGCCTTCTTCTACATCGAGAACACCGGGGCGGATGACAGCTTCGGCGGCATGCTGAAAACCACCTTCTCCTTCTGA
- a CDS encoding permease: protein MSLTRLATAWALFQGLLLEALPFLLIGVAIASLARRFAPGGRWLRRLPSHPVWGPLAGAALGFALPACECGNVPVARRLLVGGAPVGTGLGFLFAAPVLNPIVLASTWAAFPDQPWMLLARPLGAVVLALGLALVLRQLPEGELFRADLLEERRINQPLSQVSLLERRTGLVGLTAPMAPPEPVQRPSWATVLRHGSREFTDLALLLVMGCAIAALVQSLLPRQWLLAVGAAPTLSILALMLLSLVVSVCSSVDAFLALGFAAQVTPGALLAFLLLGPVIDLKLVGLLGLLFRPRGLVLTAAGASLLVLLIGQWINLWRL from the coding sequence GTGAGCCTCACCCGCCTGGCCACCGCCTGGGCCCTGTTCCAGGGGTTGCTGCTGGAGGCGCTGCCCTTCCTGCTGATCGGGGTGGCGATCGCCTCCCTGGCCCGGCGCTTCGCGCCCGGCGGGAGGTGGCTGCGGCGACTGCCCTCCCACCCCGTGTGGGGCCCGCTGGCCGGAGCGGCCCTGGGCTTCGCCCTGCCGGCCTGCGAGTGCGGCAACGTGCCGGTGGCGCGGCGCTTGCTGGTGGGGGGGGCACCGGTGGGCACAGGCCTGGGATTTCTGTTCGCCGCGCCGGTGCTCAACCCGATCGTGCTGGCCAGCACCTGGGCGGCCTTTCCCGACCAGCCCTGGATGCTGCTGGCCCGCCCCCTCGGGGCAGTGGTGCTGGCCCTCGGACTGGCCCTGGTGCTGCGCCAGCTGCCGGAGGGGGAGCTGTTCCGCGCCGACCTGCTGGAGGAACGGCGCATCAACCAGCCCCTGAGCCAGGTGAGCCTGCTGGAGCGGCGCACCGGCCTGGTGGGCCTCACCGCCCCGATGGCGCCGCCGGAACCCGTGCAGCGGCCCAGCTGGGCCACGGTGTTGCGGCACGGCAGCCGGGAGTTCACCGACCTGGCCCTGCTGCTGGTGATGGGCTGCGCCATCGCCGCCCTGGTGCAGAGCCTGCTGCCGCGCCAGTGGCTGCTGGCGGTGGGAGCCGCCCCCACCCTGTCGATCCTGGCGCTGATGCTGCTCAGCCTGGTGGTGTCGGTGTGCTCCAGCGTGGATGCCTTCCTCGCCCTGGGCTTCGCCGCCCAGGTCACCCCCGGCGCGCTGCTGGCCTTTCTGCTGCTGGGTCCGGTGATCGACCTGAAGCTGGTCGGCCTGCTCGGACTGCTGTTCCGGCCCCGGGGCCTGGTGCTCACGGCGGCCGGAGCCAGCCTGCTGGTGCTGCTGATCGGGCAGTGGATCAACCTCTGGAGGCTGTGA
- a CDS encoding iron ABC transporter permease, with the protein MIAEPAAWGPSGQTLPQRSLLSAGVLVLSGLALLPVLALVAFAAVDGGLDRLTLGHEGAAQIRNTLLLVASVGVLGAALGTATGWLTANCQFPGRRWLRIAQLLPLATPTYLLAATAIDLGSRLSWRVHGLGWAVAVLTLATYSYVFLLSTESFAVSGKRQLEACRSLGIGPWGSFRRVALPMALPAIGAGIALSGMEVVNELGAVELLGVPTLSSGILQRWQNQGDPQGAVALALVALVIVSLLVGAERLLRRRSRRWLLGSRGDRLAPWTLHGWRALVAQLLTALPPLATLGLPLLWTAMSWDQLQGESVAELAGLSGRTLLLALVAAGMTMAVGLVLAIARRWIPQPLIQQLTFVAGMGYAVPGTVLALALMLLGGPLGLSPLLLLLWGYSDRFLAVGKGGLDAGLERIPPSVDEAATGLGCSWIQVLGRVHLPLLRGPLLVGALLVFVDTVKELPLTFALRPFDFDTLAVRVYQYAGDERVGAALIPALLILALGLVASLALVPSLDETSS; encoded by the coding sequence GTGATCGCCGAGCCTGCCGCCTGGGGCCCCTCGGGCCAGACCCTGCCCCAGCGCTCCCTGCTGAGCGCTGGGGTGCTGGTGCTCAGTGGGCTGGCGCTGCTGCCGGTGCTGGCCCTCGTGGCCTTCGCAGCCGTGGATGGGGGGCTCGATCGGCTCACCCTCGGCCACGAGGGCGCCGCCCAGATCCGCAACACCCTGTTGCTGGTGGCGAGCGTGGGGGTGCTCGGCGCCGCGCTCGGCACCGCCACGGGCTGGCTCACGGCCAACTGCCAGTTCCCGGGGCGCCGCTGGCTGCGCATCGCCCAGCTGCTGCCCCTGGCCACGCCCACCTATCTGCTGGCCGCCACCGCCATCGACCTGGGCAGCCGCCTGAGCTGGCGGGTGCATGGGCTGGGCTGGGCCGTGGCCGTGCTCACCCTGGCCACCTACAGCTATGTGTTCCTGCTCAGCACCGAGAGCTTCGCCGTGAGCGGCAAGCGCCAGCTGGAGGCCTGCCGCTCCCTGGGCATCGGCCCCTGGGGCAGCTTCCGCCGCGTGGCCCTGCCGATGGCCCTGCCTGCCATCGGCGCCGGCATCGCCCTCAGCGGCATGGAAGTGGTGAACGAGCTGGGGGCGGTGGAACTGCTGGGGGTCCCCACCCTCTCCAGCGGCATCCTGCAGCGCTGGCAGAACCAGGGGGATCCCCAGGGTGCCGTGGCCCTGGCCCTGGTGGCCCTGGTGATCGTGAGCCTGCTGGTGGGGGCCGAGCGGCTGCTGCGCCGCCGCAGCCGGCGCTGGCTGCTCGGCAGCCGGGGCGATCGGCTCGCCCCCTGGACGCTGCACGGCTGGCGGGCGCTGGTGGCCCAGCTGCTCACGGCCCTCCCCCCCCTGGCCACCCTGGGGCTGCCCCTGCTCTGGACCGCCATGAGCTGGGATCAGCTGCAGGGGGAATCGGTGGCCGAACTGGCGGGCCTCAGCGGGCGCACGCTGCTGCTGGCGCTGGTGGCGGCGGGGATGACCATGGCCGTGGGCCTGGTGCTGGCCATCGCGCGGCGCTGGATTCCTCAGCCCCTGATCCAGCAGCTCACGTTCGTGGCCGGCATGGGCTACGCGGTGCCGGGCACCGTGCTCGCCCTGGCCTTGATGCTGCTGGGGGGGCCCTTGGGCCTGAGCCCTCTGCTGCTGCTGCTCTGGGGCTACAGCGACCGGTTCCTGGCCGTGGGCAAGGGGGGCCTCGATGCCGGGCTGGAACGCATCCCGCCGAGCGTGGATGAGGCCGCCACCGGACTGGGCTGCAGCTGGATCCAGGTGCTGGGCCGGGTGCACCTCCCCCTGCTGCGGGGCCCGCTGCTGGTGGGGGCCCTGCTGGTGTTCGTGGACACGGTGAAGGAGCTTCCCCTCACCTTTGCCCTGCGCCCCTTCGATTTCGACACCCTGGCGGTGCGGGTCTACCAGTACGCCGGCGATGAACGCGTCGGGGCGGCGCTGATTCCGGCCCTGCTGATTCTCGCTCTGGGGCTGGTCGCCTCCCTGGCCCTGGTGCCGAGCCTGGACGAGACGAGCAGCTGA
- a CDS encoding Fur family transcriptional regulator yields MGPKLNARQSRLLDALRQAGEELSGQDLHALLRAGATPMGLATVYRQLQQWGLVRCRHLPSGEALFAPTERDDHHLTCVDCGHTQRLDRCPVHGLTLPQGELGGFLPLFHTLEFFGLCQACQQRQGYASSPPLSPSRSS; encoded by the coding sequence GTGGGTCCGAAGCTCAATGCCAGGCAGAGCCGGTTGCTGGACGCGCTGCGCCAGGCCGGAGAGGAGCTGTCGGGCCAGGATCTCCACGCCCTGCTGCGGGCGGGCGCCACGCCGATGGGGCTGGCCACGGTGTACCGCCAGCTGCAGCAGTGGGGACTGGTGCGCTGCCGCCATCTGCCCAGCGGCGAGGCCCTGTTCGCCCCCACCGAGCGCGACGATCACCACCTCACCTGCGTGGACTGCGGCCACACCCAGCGCCTGGACCGCTGCCCGGTGCACGGCCTGACGTTGCCCCAGGGCGAGCTCGGGGGATTCCTGCCCCTGTTCCACACCCTGGAGTTCTTCGGTCTGTGCCAGGCCTGCCAGCAGCGCCAGGGCTATGCCTCTTCTCCACCGCTTTCTCCATCCCGCAGCTCCTAG
- a CDS encoding extracellular solute-binding protein, translating into MSLQRLRLPARSCLALLLTAFAAVGCGGQQPRATEGDGGNRDLAGTEVGVYSGRHYNTDKELYREFTRRTGIKVNLLEAKDDALIERLRTEGQNTPADLLVLVDAARLDKATRMNLFQPSDSAELDKDVPANLRDSQGRWFGLTRRVRAAIVNPDQVDPSTIRTYADLANPALKGKLCLRNSKSVYNQSLVADQLIQRGNAATRDWVKGMVANTSQPFFTSDTPLARAVAKGDCGVGVVNTYYVARMLSGDNGAEDKTLASGLKVVFPDPAHVNISGAGVTRYASNPAGALRLLEFLASPTGGKGYAEANNEYPLTGYGDNALLKDFGTFRADDVSAEQMGAKNKEAVELMQANGWQ; encoded by the coding sequence ATGAGCCTTCAACGCCTTCGCCTGCCAGCGCGCTCCTGCCTGGCGCTGCTGCTCACCGCGTTCGCAGCCGTCGGCTGCGGCGGCCAGCAGCCGAGGGCCACGGAGGGCGACGGCGGCAACCGTGATCTGGCGGGCACCGAGGTGGGTGTCTACTCCGGCCGTCACTACAACACCGACAAGGAGCTCTACAGGGAGTTCACCCGCCGCACCGGCATCAAGGTGAACCTGCTGGAGGCCAAGGATGATGCCCTGATCGAGCGGCTGCGCACCGAAGGCCAGAACACCCCGGCGGATCTGCTGGTGCTGGTGGACGCGGCCCGTCTCGACAAGGCCACCCGGATGAACCTGTTCCAGCCGTCCGACTCCGCCGAGCTCGACAAGGATGTGCCCGCCAACCTGCGGGACTCCCAGGGCCGCTGGTTCGGCCTCACCCGCCGGGTGCGGGCCGCCATCGTCAACCCCGACCAGGTGGATCCGAGCACGATCCGCACCTACGCCGATCTGGCCAACCCGGCTCTCAAGGGCAAGCTCTGCCTGCGCAACAGCAAGAGCGTCTACAACCAGTCGCTGGTGGCTGACCAGCTGATCCAGCGCGGCAACGCCGCCACCCGCGACTGGGTGAAGGGCATGGTGGCCAACACCAGCCAGCCCTTCTTCACCTCCGACACGCCCCTGGCCCGGGCGGTGGCCAAGGGGGATTGCGGCGTCGGCGTGGTGAACACCTACTACGTGGCCCGCATGCTCTCCGGCGACAACGGCGCTGAGGACAAGACCCTGGCCAGCGGGCTCAAGGTGGTGTTCCCCGATCCGGCCCACGTGAACATCAGCGGCGCCGGCGTGACCCGCTACGCCAGCAACCCCGCTGGCGCCCTGCGGCTGCTGGAGTTTCTCGCCTCTCCCACCGGCGGCAAGGGGTATGCCGAGGCCAACAACGAGTACCCCCTCACCGGCTACGGCGACAATGCCCTGCTGAAGGATTTCGGCACCTTCCGCGCCGATGACGTGTCCGCCGAGCAGATGGGAGCCAAGAACAAGGAGGCGGTGGAACTGATGCAAGCCAACGGCTGGCAGTGA
- a CDS encoding TIGR03943 family protein — protein sequence MGRFAGRLLQAVPLALWAAVLLRSAADGRLDLLLREAFHPLVWGAGLLLLALALLRLAGPTERPERGTAWRDLLTAAMAALLLLLPPNPSFADLASQRPSDETAEAELSFVLPPAQRSLTDWVRLLRSQPDPALFAGDPARISGFVLPVPGEAPQLARLLVRCCLADATPVGLPVRWPAGEPLPQADQWLAIKGTMAVDSGRLVVVPEEIRPIPRPERPLEP from the coding sequence ATGGGGAGGTTCGCGGGCCGACTGCTGCAAGCCGTGCCCCTGGCCCTCTGGGCCGCCGTGCTGCTGCGCAGCGCCGCCGACGGGCGCCTGGATCTCCTGCTGCGCGAAGCCTTCCATCCGCTGGTGTGGGGCGCGGGGCTGCTGCTGCTGGCCCTGGCCCTGTTGCGGTTGGCCGGCCCCACCGAGCGGCCGGAACGCGGCACGGCCTGGCGCGACCTGCTCACCGCTGCCATGGCCGCATTGCTGCTGCTGCTCCCCCCCAACCCCTCCTTCGCCGATCTGGCCAGTCAGCGACCGAGCGATGAAACGGCCGAGGCGGAGCTCAGCTTCGTGCTGCCGCCGGCCCAGCGCAGCCTCACCGACTGGGTGCGGCTGCTGCGCAGCCAGCCCGATCCGGCCCTGTTCGCCGGCGATCCCGCCCGGATCAGCGGCTTCGTGCTGCCGGTGCCCGGCGAGGCGCCCCAGCTGGCCCGCCTGCTGGTGCGCTGCTGCCTGGCCGATGCCACCCCGGTGGGGCTGCCGGTGCGCTGGCCTGCCGGCGAGCCCCTGCCCCAGGCGGACCAGTGGCTGGCGATCAAGGGCACCATGGCGGTGGACTCCGGCCGCCTGGTGGTGGTGCCGGAAGAGATCCGCCCGATTCCGCGGCCGGAACGGCCGCTGGAGCCCTGA
- a CDS encoding lectin-like protein produces MSEVVDRLTGRGFRVFTRKRSAYVLLEGPLSWKKARKRARRLGGDLATVNNRRENRFLTKRFSPIAADDCGLWIGLKRNNRTGRFGWSSGQRAKYRNWLPAGTPGYRRAEPSLEASQKFVHLYFNPNAFGRWKNSDNTYRDVLIGGGIAEFSL; encoded by the coding sequence ATGAGCGAGGTTGTTGACCGGCTCACCGGTCGCGGCTTCCGGGTGTTCACCCGCAAGCGCAGCGCTTACGTTCTGCTCGAAGGCCCCCTGAGCTGGAAGAAGGCCCGCAAGCGGGCCCGTCGGTTGGGGGGCGATCTCGCCACGGTGAACAACCGCAGGGAGAACCGCTTCCTCACCAAGCGCTTCTCGCCCATCGCCGCCGATGACTGCGGACTCTGGATCGGCCTCAAGCGCAACAACCGCACCGGCCGTTTCGGTTGGTCCTCCGGTCAGCGGGCCAAATACCGCAACTGGCTGCCCGCCGGCACACCCGGATACCGCCGGGCCGAGCCGAGCCTCGAAGCCAGCCAGAAGTTCGTCCATCTCTATTTCAACCCCAACGCCTTCGGGCGCTGGAAGAATTCCGACAACACCTACCGCGATGTGCTGATCGGTGGCGGCATCGCTGAATTCAGCCTCTAG
- a CDS encoding Crp/Fnr family transcriptional regulator produces the protein MSFRLLPDAALSAVRLPAGHSVLLDPSRRGDGGCIEVLDGVARVYCPCEETEGMTLAFLQPGDQLQTSRLCSDGVCVEALTPLCFSTSAEVEAAPGLDPVNEWTLQLLRIRHLGSAEQRLHALLALLVRRMGRRCGSWCDLPFRLTHERIGELIGTTRVTTTRLMSRIRQAQLIEVPAGEPGLRLAPALVESAPLASA, from the coding sequence ATGTCCTTCCGCCTGCTTCCGGATGCCGCCCTGAGCGCCGTGCGCCTTCCCGCCGGCCATTCGGTGCTGCTGGATCCGTCCCGCCGCGGTGATGGTGGCTGCATCGAAGTGCTCGACGGCGTCGCCCGCGTGTACTGCCCCTGCGAGGAAACCGAGGGGATGACCCTGGCCTTTCTTCAGCCCGGGGATCAGCTGCAGACCAGCCGCCTCTGCAGCGATGGCGTCTGCGTCGAGGCGCTCACGCCGCTCTGCTTCAGCACCTCCGCCGAGGTGGAAGCGGCGCCGGGCCTCGACCCGGTGAACGAGTGGACCCTGCAGCTGCTGCGGATCCGCCATCTCGGCAGCGCCGAGCAGCGCCTCCATGCCCTGCTCGCCCTGCTGGTGCGGCGCATGGGGCGCCGCTGCGGCTCCTGGTGCGACCTGCCGTTCCGCCTCACCCACGAGCGCATCGGCGAACTGATCGGCACCACCCGCGTCACCACCACCCGGCTGATGTCGCGGATCCGCCAGGCCCAGCTGATCGAGGTGCCCGCCGGCGAGCCGGGCCTGCGCCTGGCGCCGGCCCTGGTGGAGTCGGCCCCGCTGGCCAGCGCCTGA
- a CDS encoding 6-carboxytetrahydropterin synthase, with translation MPSPAAHSCSKTFRGYPCCHRQWRHPGHCRFVHGYSRGFTFWFAANRLDACGFVVDFSSLRPLEAQLAAQFDHTFLANADDPLLEQWQALHAAGALDLRVMENVGMEASAALVWEWANALLLERDGGRTCCWRTEARENSRNAACYEAVPSWFQP, from the coding sequence ATGCCGTCTCCCGCGGCCCACAGCTGCAGCAAGACCTTCCGGGGCTACCCCTGCTGCCACCGGCAGTGGCGCCATCCCGGGCACTGCCGCTTCGTGCACGGCTACAGCCGCGGCTTCACCTTCTGGTTCGCCGCCAATCGCCTCGATGCCTGCGGCTTCGTGGTGGATTTCTCCAGCCTCAGGCCCCTGGAGGCGCAGCTGGCCGCCCAGTTCGACCACACCTTCCTGGCCAATGCCGACGATCCCCTGCTGGAGCAATGGCAGGCTCTGCATGCGGCCGGGGCCCTGGATCTGCGGGTGATGGAGAACGTGGGCATGGAAGCCAGTGCCGCCCTGGTGTGGGAGTGGGCAAATGCGCTGCTGCTGGAGCGGGACGGCGGCCGCACCTGCTGCTGGAGGACCGAGGCGCGGGAGAACAGCCGCAATGCCGCCTGCTACGAGGCCGTGCCCTCCTGGTTCCAGCCGTGA
- a CDS encoding GTP-binding protein: MPSSTASSQESPQTGTAPGAVAESPPSPLPVTILTGFLGAGKTTLLNHILCNQQGLKTAVLVNEFGEIGIDNDLVVATGDDMVELSNGCICCSINGELLDAVYRILDRPDPVDYLVVETTGLADPLPVAMTFLGSDLRDTTRLDSIITLVDAENFGPEILDGEVARAQVVYSDMILLNKCDLVDDQRLDALEDELRQIKTDARILRSVKGEVPLPLLLSVGLFESDRVVAQQTASTAHDHGHDHSHDHGHDHSHDHADHSGCDHDHGHCEHDHAHGDDHQHGSAADHAAIEGFTSLSFESEGPFALRKFQNFLDNQLPAGIFRAKGILWFNESERRHVFHLAGKRFSIDDSDWPSAARKNQIVLIGKDLDHAQLRRQLQACVARDAGKGFG; the protein is encoded by the coding sequence ATGCCCTCTTCCACCGCCAGCTCCCAGGAGAGCCCCCAAACGGGCACGGCCCCAGGCGCCGTTGCCGAGAGCCCGCCGAGTCCCCTGCCGGTGACGATCCTCACGGGCTTTCTCGGGGCCGGCAAGACCACACTCCTCAACCACATCCTCTGCAATCAGCAGGGGCTCAAGACCGCCGTGCTGGTGAATGAGTTCGGCGAGATCGGCATCGACAACGATCTGGTCGTGGCCACCGGCGACGACATGGTGGAGCTCAGCAACGGCTGCATCTGCTGCTCGATCAACGGCGAGCTGCTGGATGCCGTCTACCGGATCCTCGATCGCCCCGACCCGGTCGACTATCTGGTGGTGGAAACCACCGGCCTGGCCGATCCGCTGCCGGTGGCCATGACCTTCCTGGGCAGCGACCTGCGGGACACCACCCGGCTCGACTCGATCATCACCCTGGTGGATGCCGAGAACTTCGGCCCGGAGATTCTCGACGGGGAGGTGGCCCGGGCCCAGGTGGTGTACAGCGACATGATCCTGCTGAACAAGTGCGATCTGGTCGATGACCAGCGGCTGGACGCTCTGGAGGACGAGCTGCGCCAGATCAAGACCGACGCCCGCATCCTGCGGTCGGTGAAGGGGGAGGTGCCCCTGCCGCTGCTGCTGAGCGTGGGCCTGTTCGAAAGCGACCGGGTGGTGGCCCAGCAGACCGCATCCACAGCCCATGACCACGGCCATGACCACAGCCATGACCACGGGCACGACCACAGTCACGACCATGCCGATCACAGCGGCTGCGATCACGACCATGGCCACTGTGAGCACGACCATGCCCATGGGGATGACCACCAGCACGGGTCCGCTGCCGACCATGCCGCGATCGAGGGTTTCACCTCCCTCTCGTTCGAGAGCGAAGGGCCCTTCGCCCTGCGCAAGTTCCAGAACTTTCTCGACAACCAGCTGCCCGCAGGCATCTTCCGGGCCAAGGGCATCCTCTGGTTCAACGAGAGCGAGCGGCGGCATGTGTTCCACCTGGCCGGCAAGCGCTTCTCGATCGACGATTCCGACTGGCCCAGCGCCGCGCGCAAGAACCAGATCGTGCTGATCGGCAAGGATCTCGACCACGCCCAGCTGCGCCGCCAGCTCCAGGCCTGTGTGGCCAGGGACGCCGGCAAGGGCTTCGGCTGA
- a CDS encoding peptidase, which translates to MLAAVAAPQQARAAQACPRLQQSLPVPPPEPGSRPGAPAAVQASDYRHRIRPTHLGWPRRDIWCVWIEPGASDGPAARWDRRWRQAVDAALNEWSSLLPIVVVDDPQRAQVQVLRRRPPLRGGRASHGRAELELWKVQRDERWALEPRVLVSISPAQRLEATQATALHELGHAFGLWGHSDVATDAMAAVPGAQPVLVLSARDRATLLWLQQQPALGAGSGAVRPPEPAQEQKRPGGGEGRPWRMDSGSDR; encoded by the coding sequence TTGCTTGCGGCTGTCGCAGCCCCGCAGCAGGCCCGGGCCGCTCAAGCCTGCCCGCGGTTGCAGCAGAGCCTGCCGGTGCCTCCGCCCGAGCCGGGTTCCCGCCCTGGGGCTCCAGCGGCCGTCCAGGCCAGCGACTACCGCCACCGGATCCGCCCGACCCATCTCGGCTGGCCGCGCCGCGACATCTGGTGCGTGTGGATCGAACCGGGCGCCAGTGACGGCCCAGCTGCCCGCTGGGACAGACGCTGGCGCCAGGCGGTGGATGCGGCCCTGAACGAATGGAGCAGCCTGCTGCCGATCGTCGTGGTGGACGACCCGCAGCGCGCCCAGGTGCAGGTGCTGCGCCGCCGGCCGCCGTTGCGGGGTGGCCGTGCCAGCCATGGCCGCGCCGAACTGGAGCTGTGGAAGGTTCAGCGCGACGAGCGCTGGGCCCTGGAGCCGCGGGTTCTGGTGAGCATCAGTCCGGCCCAACGGCTGGAAGCCACCCAGGCCACGGCACTGCATGAACTCGGCCATGCCTTTGGCCTGTGGGGCCACAGCGATGTGGCCACCGACGCGATGGCCGCCGTGCCCGGGGCCCAGCCCGTGCTGGTGCTCAGCGCCCGGGATCGCGCCACCCTGCTGTGGCTGCAGCAGCAACCGGCTCTGGGCGCAGGTTCAGGCGCGGTACGCCCGCCGGAGCCTGCGCAGGAGCAGAAACGACCCGGCGGCGGGGAGGGGCGCCCCTGGCGGATGGACTCAGGCTCCGACCGATGA